Proteins encoded together in one Mycobacterium noviomagense window:
- the gltX gene encoding glutamate--tRNA ligase, whose translation MNSGVRVRFCPSPTGIPHVGLIRTALFNWAYARHTGGTFVFRIEDTDPGRDSEESYLALLDALRWLGLNWDEGPEIGGPYGPYRQSQRKDLYRDVIDRLVAAGEAYEAFSTPEEVEARHIAAGRNPKLGYDNFDRDLTDAQRSAYLAEGRKPVIRLRMPDKDLSWQDLVRGPTTFAAGTVPDFALTRATGDPLYTLVNPVDDALMKISHVLRGEDLLPSTPRQIALYQALIRIGVAERIPEFAHLPTVLGEGTRKLSKRDPQSNLFAHRDRGFIPEGLLNYLALLGWAISGDRDVFSLEEMVAVFDVVDVNPNPARFDQKKADAINAEHIRLLDADDFTARLRDYFAVHGYETGLGDAGFAAAAQLVQTRIVVLGDAWELLRFFNDDEYTLDPKAAAKELGPDAGAVLDAAVAALDGVTDWTTAHIEPALKAALVENLALKPRKAFGPVRVAVTGTSVSPPLFESLELLGRERSLQRLRAARDRCGSGG comes from the coding sequence ATGAACAGCGGTGTGCGGGTCCGATTCTGCCCGTCGCCCACCGGAATTCCGCACGTCGGTCTGATTCGCACTGCGCTGTTCAACTGGGCCTACGCCCGGCACACCGGCGGCACGTTCGTCTTCCGTATCGAGGACACCGATCCCGGACGCGACAGCGAGGAAAGCTACCTTGCACTGCTCGACGCGCTGCGCTGGCTCGGCCTGAACTGGGACGAGGGCCCCGAGATTGGCGGGCCCTATGGGCCGTACCGGCAATCGCAGCGTAAAGACCTCTACCGCGACGTCATCGACCGGCTGGTCGCGGCCGGGGAGGCCTACGAAGCTTTCTCGACGCCCGAAGAAGTCGAGGCCCGCCACATCGCAGCCGGCCGCAACCCAAAACTGGGCTACGACAACTTCGACCGCGATCTCACCGATGCGCAACGGTCGGCGTATCTAGCGGAGGGGCGCAAACCGGTCATTCGCCTGCGCATGCCAGACAAAGATCTCAGTTGGCAGGACCTGGTGCGTGGACCCACCACGTTCGCGGCCGGCACGGTGCCCGATTTCGCGTTGACCCGCGCCACCGGTGATCCGTTGTACACGTTGGTCAACCCGGTCGACGACGCCTTGATGAAGATCAGCCATGTGCTGCGCGGGGAGGACCTACTGCCGTCCACCCCGCGCCAGATCGCGCTGTATCAGGCACTGATCCGGATCGGGGTAGCCGAGCGGATCCCCGAGTTCGCCCATTTGCCAACGGTTCTCGGCGAGGGAACCAGGAAGCTCTCGAAGCGCGACCCGCAGTCGAATCTGTTCGCGCACCGTGACCGGGGCTTTATTCCCGAGGGGCTGCTGAATTACCTCGCGTTGTTGGGCTGGGCGATTTCGGGCGACCGTGACGTGTTCAGCCTCGAGGAGATGGTCGCGGTTTTCGACGTCGTGGACGTCAACCCCAACCCAGCCCGGTTCGACCAAAAGAAAGCCGACGCAATCAACGCCGAGCACATCCGACTGCTCGACGCCGACGATTTCACCGCGCGACTGCGCGACTACTTCGCTGTGCACGGGTATGAGACCGGCCTGGGCGATGCGGGATTCGCGGCCGCGGCTCAACTCGTGCAGACCCGGATCGTCGTGCTGGGTGATGCATGGGAGCTGTTGAGGTTTTTCAACGACGACGAGTACACCCTCGACCCCAAGGCCGCCGCCAAGGAGTTAGGCCCGGATGCCGGGGCGGTGCTCGACGCCGCGGTGGCGGCACTCGATGGCGTGACGGACTGGACCACCGCGCATATCGAGCCCGCCCTCAAGGCGGCGCTGGTGGAGAACTTGGCGCTTAAACCACGAAAAGCGTTCGGCCCCGTCCGGGTGGCCGTCACCGGAACATCGGTCAGCCCGCCGTTGTTCGAGTCCTTGGAACTGCTGGGGCGCGAGCGCAGCTTGCAGCGTCTGCGCGCAGCCCGCGACCGGTGCGGCTCAGGCGGCTAA
- a CDS encoding 3-isopropylmalate dehydrogenase → MKLAVIPGDGIGPEVVTEAVKVLDAVLPDVEKTSYDLGAKRFHATGEVLPDSVLKELRAHDAILLGAIGDPSVPSGVLERGLLLRLRFKLDHHINLRPARLYPGVSSPLSGNPEIDFVVVREGTEGPYTGTGGAIRVGTPHEVATEVSVNTAFGVRRVVHNAFERAQQRRNHLTLVHKTNVLTFAGALWSRTVQEVGEKFPDVEVAYQHVDAATIHLVADPGRFDVIVTDNLFGDIITDLAAAVCGGIGLAASGNIDATGTNPSMFEPVHGSAPDIAGQGIADPTAAVMSVALLLAHLGEDAAAARVDRAVAAHLSTRGNAVLSTVEVGERIAAAL, encoded by the coding sequence GTGAAGTTGGCGGTCATTCCCGGCGACGGGATCGGTCCCGAGGTGGTGACCGAAGCCGTCAAGGTTCTCGACGCGGTCCTACCCGACGTGGAGAAGACCAGCTACGACTTGGGCGCCAAGCGCTTTCACGCCACCGGGGAAGTGCTGCCCGACTCGGTGCTCAAGGAATTGCGGGCGCATGACGCGATCTTGCTCGGCGCGATCGGCGATCCGTCGGTTCCCAGCGGTGTGCTGGAACGGGGTCTGCTGCTGCGGCTTCGCTTCAAGCTCGACCACCACATCAACCTGCGACCGGCCCGGCTGTACCCGGGAGTGAGCAGCCCGCTGAGCGGCAATCCCGAGATCGACTTCGTGGTGGTGCGCGAGGGCACCGAGGGCCCTTACACGGGAACCGGTGGCGCGATCCGCGTCGGTACCCCCCACGAAGTGGCCACCGAGGTCAGCGTCAACACGGCCTTCGGGGTTCGCCGGGTTGTACACAACGCGTTCGAACGCGCCCAACAGCGACGCAACCACCTGACGTTGGTGCACAAGACCAACGTGCTGACATTCGCCGGCGCGCTGTGGTCACGAACCGTGCAGGAGGTCGGCGAGAAATTTCCTGACGTGGAGGTGGCCTACCAGCACGTCGACGCGGCAACGATTCATCTGGTCGCCGACCCGGGCCGATTCGACGTCATCGTCACCGACAACCTGTTCGGCGACATCATCACCGACTTGGCGGCGGCGGTGTGCGGTGGTATCGGGTTGGCCGCCAGCGGCAATATCGACGCGACCGGCACCAACCCGTCGATGTTCGAGCCGGTGCACGGCAGCGCGCCCGATATTGCCGGGCAGGGCATTGCCGACCCGACCGCGGCGGTCATGTCGGTGGCGCTGCTGCTCGCCCATCTCGGCGAAGACGCCGCCGCGGCACGCGTGGACCGGGCTGTCGCTGCCCATCTCTCAACTCGAGGGAACGCAGTGCTCTCCACCGTCGAAGTCGGCGAACGGATTGCCGCCGCGCTCTAG
- the serA gene encoding phosphoglycerate dehydrogenase, translating into MSLPVVLIADKLAESTVAALGDQVEVRWVDGPDREKLMAAVPEADALLVRSATTVDAEVLAAAPKLKIVARAGVGLDNVDVEAATARGVLVVNAPTSNIHSAAEHALALLLAAARQIPAADASLRGHEWKRSSFSGTEIVGKTVGIVGLGRIGQLVAQRLAAFGTQLVAYDPYVSPARAAQLGIELTSLDELLAQSDFISVHLPKTPETAGLIDKEALAKTKPGVIIVNAARGGLVDEEALADAVGSGHVRAAGIDVFAKEPCTDSPLFELAQVVVTPHLGASTAEAQDRAGTDVAESVKLALAGEFVPDAVNVGAGAVSEEVAPWLDLVRKLGVLAGALADELPVSLSVQARGELASEDVEVLRLSALRGLFSAVIEEPVTFVNAPAIAEERGVAADISTATESPNHRSVVDVRAVGAGGSVVNVAGTLSGPQLVEKIVQINGRNFDLRAEGINLIINYIDRPGALGKIGTLLGAAGVNIHAAQLSEDAEGPGATILLRLDREVPDDVQSAIAAAVDANKLEVVDLS; encoded by the coding sequence GTGAGCCTTCCCGTTGTATTGATCGCCGACAAACTCGCCGAATCCACCGTGGCCGCGTTGGGCGATCAGGTCGAAGTCCGCTGGGTCGACGGTCCCGATCGGGAGAAACTGATGGCCGCTGTGCCCGAGGCCGACGCGCTGCTGGTGCGATCGGCCACCACCGTTGACGCCGAAGTGCTGGCCGCAGCGCCCAAGCTGAAGATCGTCGCGCGCGCCGGGGTGGGGCTGGACAACGTCGACGTCGAGGCCGCCACCGCACGCGGCGTCCTGGTCGTCAACGCGCCGACGTCGAACATCCACAGCGCCGCCGAGCATGCACTGGCGCTACTGCTTGCCGCGGCCCGCCAAATCCCGGCGGCCGACGCATCGCTGCGGGGCCACGAGTGGAAGCGCTCGTCGTTCTCCGGAACGGAGATCGTCGGCAAGACGGTCGGGATTGTCGGGCTCGGCCGCATCGGGCAGTTGGTCGCCCAGCGGCTGGCCGCCTTCGGCACCCAGCTGGTGGCCTACGACCCGTACGTGTCGCCGGCCCGCGCCGCCCAGCTCGGCATCGAGCTGACGAGCCTCGACGAGCTGCTGGCTCAGTCCGATTTCATCTCCGTGCATTTGCCCAAGACGCCCGAGACTGCGGGCCTGATCGACAAGGAAGCACTGGCCAAGACCAAGCCCGGCGTGATCATCGTCAACGCGGCACGCGGCGGTCTGGTCGACGAGGAGGCATTGGCCGACGCCGTGGGCAGCGGGCATGTGCGGGCGGCAGGAATCGACGTGTTCGCCAAGGAGCCGTGCACCGACAGCCCGCTGTTCGAGCTGGCGCAGGTGGTGGTCACGCCCCATCTGGGTGCGTCCACCGCAGAGGCGCAGGACCGCGCCGGCACGGATGTCGCCGAAAGCGTAAAGCTCGCGCTAGCAGGCGAATTCGTTCCCGATGCCGTCAACGTCGGCGCCGGTGCGGTCAGCGAGGAGGTGGCGCCGTGGCTGGACCTGGTGCGCAAACTTGGTGTGCTGGCTGGCGCGCTCGCCGACGAGCTGCCGGTGTCGTTGTCGGTGCAGGCCCGCGGTGAGCTGGCCAGCGAAGACGTCGAGGTACTGCGGCTGTCCGCGCTGCGTGGCTTGTTCTCCGCGGTCATCGAGGAGCCGGTGACGTTCGTCAACGCCCCGGCGATCGCCGAAGAGCGCGGCGTTGCCGCCGACATCAGCACGGCGACCGAAAGTCCCAACCATCGCAGCGTCGTCGACGTCCGAGCAGTCGGCGCCGGCGGTTCGGTCGTCAATGTCGCGGGCACCCTGTCGGGGCCGCAACTGGTCGAAAAGATCGTGCAGATCAACGGCCGCAACTTCGACCTGCGCGCCGAGGGCATCAACCTGATCATCAACTACATCGACCGGCCGGGCGCGCTCGGCAAGATCGGCACGCTGCTGGGTGCGGCGGGGGTCAACATCCACGCCGCACAACTGTCGGAGGACGCGGAAGGGCCCGGCGCGACGATCCTGTTGCGGCTGGACCGCGAGGTGCCCGACGACGTCCAGTCGGCCATCGCCGCGGCCGTCGACGCCAACAAACTGGAAGTGGTTGACCTGTCTTGA
- a CDS encoding oxygenase MpaB family protein yields MRADEQKLPDPPFLSGFPLNVFTRLLAPGDIRATAAQRQSFRRFATIGDPLADDLVAMMQRLPVGEGRRMFEVAVEQGIEAVERPPDELVAFFGQVDDEPYWLDRSKLDLAVRVTMRTGLWSIALALPGLALTGGYLSAKADKPLVGTGDLRRMAPRRLNETATWYIDVTSPGGLSRFAPGFTGTLRVRLMHALVRAAMCRRDDWSFEKWDHPINQVQLAGTLMLFSLANLAGCQAMGLRFSRPERDAIFHLWRYVGLLMGVHPELLPATQEDTWRLFWLEADTEFQPDEDSYRLAQALHSGQPGEDPLTALARGYLSSYSRLILGRSNADQLGLPDNKPLQAAVVATSALNRVLEFRRLLPGATRLSEELGQWSRRRFVTRGFTATGGDRSYRRHDALAAAG; encoded by the coding sequence ATGAGGGCTGACGAGCAGAAACTGCCTGACCCGCCGTTCCTGTCCGGTTTCCCGCTCAACGTGTTCACCCGGCTGCTGGCACCGGGTGACATCAGGGCCACCGCCGCTCAACGACAGTCGTTCCGTCGCTTCGCCACGATCGGCGACCCGCTGGCCGACGACCTGGTCGCCATGATGCAACGGCTGCCGGTCGGCGAAGGCCGGCGCATGTTCGAAGTCGCCGTCGAGCAGGGCATCGAGGCCGTCGAACGGCCGCCCGACGAGCTGGTGGCCTTCTTTGGTCAGGTCGACGACGAACCATACTGGCTCGATCGGTCCAAGCTCGATTTGGCGGTGCGGGTAACGATGCGCACCGGGCTGTGGAGCATCGCGCTGGCACTGCCCGGGTTGGCCCTCACCGGCGGCTACCTGTCGGCGAAGGCCGACAAACCACTGGTCGGCACCGGCGATCTGCGGCGAATGGCCCCCCGACGGCTCAATGAGACCGCGACCTGGTACATCGACGTCACCTCGCCCGGCGGCCTGAGCCGCTTTGCTCCAGGATTCACCGGCACCCTGCGGGTTCGCCTCATGCATGCTCTGGTGCGCGCCGCGATGTGCCGACGCGACGACTGGAGCTTCGAAAAGTGGGATCACCCGATCAACCAGGTGCAGTTGGCCGGCACTCTGATGCTGTTCTCGCTGGCCAACCTGGCGGGATGTCAAGCGATGGGTCTGCGGTTCTCACGACCCGAACGCGACGCGATCTTTCATCTGTGGCGCTACGTCGGGCTGCTGATGGGCGTGCATCCCGAGCTGCTGCCCGCTACCCAGGAGGACACCTGGCGACTGTTCTGGCTGGAAGCCGACACCGAGTTCCAGCCCGACGAGGACTCCTACCGGCTGGCCCAGGCGCTGCATTCCGGGCAGCCGGGCGAAGACCCACTCACCGCGCTGGCTCGCGGCTATCTGTCGTCCTACAGCCGCCTGATCCTGGGACGGTCCAACGCCGACCAGCTCGGCTTGCCCGACAACAAGCCGCTGCAGGCCGCGGTGGTGGCGACCTCGGCGCTCAACCGGGTGCTGGAATTCCGTCGGCTGCTGCCGGGCGCGACGCGGCTCAGCGAGGAGCTCGGCCAATGGTCGCGGCGTCGTTTCGTCACTCGCGGCTTCACCGCGACGGGCGGTGACCGCAGCTATCGCCGCCACGACGCGCTGGCTGCTGCAGGCTGA
- the ilvN gene encoding acetolactate synthase small subunit, producing MSPKTHTLSVLVEDKPGVLARVAALFSRRGFNIESLAVGATEQKNMSRMTIVVSAEDTPLEQITKQLNKLINVIKIVEQDDDNSVARELALIKVRADAGTRSQVSEAANLFRAKIIDVSPESLTIEATGTRGKLEALLRVLEPFGIREIVQSGLVSLSRGPRGIGGPK from the coding sequence ATGAGCCCTAAGACGCATACGCTCTCGGTGCTCGTCGAAGACAAACCCGGTGTGCTCGCACGGGTTGCGGCGCTGTTCTCCCGGCGCGGCTTCAACATCGAGTCGCTGGCGGTCGGCGCCACCGAGCAGAAGAACATGTCGCGGATGACGATCGTGGTCTCCGCCGAGGACACTCCGCTCGAGCAGATCACCAAGCAACTCAACAAGTTGATCAACGTCATCAAGATCGTCGAGCAAGACGACGACAACTCGGTGGCCCGAGAGCTGGCGTTGATCAAGGTGCGAGCCGATGCCGGTACCCGCAGCCAGGTCAGCGAAGCGGCAAACCTGTTCCGCGCCAAAATAATCGACGTCTCGCCGGAGTCGCTGACCATCGAGGCCACCGGTACCCGGGGCAAACTGGAAGCGCTGCTGCGCGTGCTAGAGCCGTTCGGTATTCGCGAGATCGTCCAGTCCGGTTTGGTGTCGTTGTCCCGCGGTCCACGCGGTATAGGCGGACCCAAATAA
- a CDS encoding PPOX class F420-dependent oxidoreductase produces the protein MGTNQRAQIVMSEAEIAEFVARSRTGTLATIGPDGQPHLTAMWYGVVDGEIWLETKAKSQKAVNLRRDPRVSFLIEDGDTYDTLRGVSFEGVAEVVEDPDAVFRVGVSVWERYTGPYSDELKPAVDQMMHKRIAVRIVIRRTRSWDHRKLGLPHMPVGGSTAPSVVAG, from the coding sequence ATGGGAACCAATCAGCGCGCGCAGATTGTCATGTCGGAGGCCGAGATCGCCGAGTTTGTCGCCCGCAGCCGCACGGGCACGCTGGCCACCATCGGACCCGACGGCCAGCCGCACCTGACCGCAATGTGGTACGGCGTGGTCGACGGTGAAATCTGGCTGGAGACCAAAGCCAAGTCGCAGAAGGCGGTCAACCTCCGGCGCGACCCGCGGGTGAGCTTCCTTATCGAGGACGGCGACACCTACGACACACTGCGCGGGGTGTCCTTCGAGGGCGTCGCCGAGGTAGTTGAGGATCCCGATGCCGTCTTTCGCGTCGGTGTCAGCGTCTGGGAGCGTTATACCGGCCCTTACAGCGACGAGTTGAAACCAGCGGTCGACCAGATGATGCACAAGCGGATCGCTGTGCGGATCGTCATACGCCGGACCCGCTCTTGGGATCATCGCAAGCTCGGACTGCCCCACATGCCGGTCGGCGGCTCGACCGCACCGAGTGTCGTCGCCGGGTAG
- a CDS encoding IclR family transcriptional regulator: MRHDSGIGVLDKAVGVLHAIAESPCGLAELCDRTGLPRATAHRLAAGLEVHRLLARNGEGRWRLGPAVTELAAKVNDPLLAASPEVLAQLREITGESVQLYRRDGMWRICIAALEPPAGLRDTVPVGARLPMTAGSGARVLLAYSDAATQQAILPTAKFNERALADVRRRGWAQSVAEREPGVASVSAPVRDAGGAVIAAISVSGPIDRMGRQPGARWAAELLAAADAITARL, encoded by the coding sequence ATGAGACATGATAGCGGCATCGGAGTGCTGGACAAAGCCGTGGGTGTATTGCACGCGATCGCGGAATCTCCATGCGGTTTGGCCGAACTGTGCGACCGCACTGGGCTGCCCAGGGCCACCGCACACCGATTGGCGGCCGGCCTCGAAGTGCATCGTCTGCTGGCTCGCAATGGTGAAGGCCGCTGGCGGCTCGGTCCCGCGGTCACTGAATTGGCGGCCAAAGTCAACGACCCGCTGCTGGCCGCCAGCCCCGAGGTGCTGGCGCAGCTGCGCGAGATTACCGGCGAAAGCGTGCAGCTGTACCGCCGCGACGGCATGTGGCGAATTTGTATCGCGGCGCTGGAACCACCTGCCGGCCTTCGGGACACGGTTCCCGTCGGCGCGCGGTTGCCGATGACGGCGGGGTCGGGCGCCAGGGTGCTGCTGGCGTACAGCGACGCGGCAACCCAGCAAGCCATATTGCCGACCGCAAAGTTCAACGAACGCGCACTAGCGGATGTGCGCAGGCGCGGCTGGGCGCAAAGCGTTGCCGAACGTGAGCCGGGTGTGGCCAGTGTCTCGGCACCGGTGCGGGATGCCGGCGGTGCGGTGATCGCGGCTATTTCGGTGTCCGGACCGATCGATCGGATGGGTCGCCAGCCCGGCGCCCGTTGGGCCGCCGAGTTATTGGCTGCAGCCGATGCCATTACTGCGCGGCTTTGA
- the ilvC gene encoding ketol-acid reductoisomerase, whose product MFYDDDADLSIIAGRKVGVIGYGSQGHAHSLSLRDSGVEVRVGLKEGSKSRAKVTEQGLQVDTPAGVAKWADVIMLLAPDTAQPQIFAEDIEPNLQPGDALFFGHGLNIHFGLIKPAPDITVAMVAPKGPGHLVRRQFVDGKGVPCLVAVAQDPGGDGLALALSYAKGIGGTRAGVIKTTFKDETETDLFGEQTVLCGGTEELVKAGFDVMVEAGYPPELAYFEVLHELKLIVDLMYEGGIGRMYYSVSDTAEFGGYLSGPRVIDAGTKERMRDILREIQDGSFVKKLVADVENGGKQLAELRKQNAEHPIEVTGKKLRGLMSWVDRPITETA is encoded by the coding sequence ATGTTCTACGACGACGACGCCGACCTGTCGATCATCGCCGGCCGCAAGGTCGGTGTCATCGGCTATGGGAGCCAAGGGCATGCGCACTCGCTGAGCCTGCGCGACTCGGGCGTCGAGGTCCGCGTCGGCTTGAAGGAAGGCTCGAAGTCGAGGGCCAAGGTCACCGAGCAAGGGCTGCAGGTCGACACCCCGGCCGGAGTCGCCAAGTGGGCCGACGTGATCATGCTGCTGGCGCCTGACACTGCACAGCCACAAATCTTCGCCGAGGACATCGAACCCAACCTGCAGCCCGGCGACGCGCTGTTCTTCGGTCACGGGCTCAACATCCATTTCGGGCTGATCAAGCCGGCGCCGGATATCACGGTCGCGATGGTGGCGCCGAAGGGTCCCGGCCATCTGGTGCGCCGGCAGTTCGTCGACGGCAAGGGGGTGCCGTGTCTGGTTGCCGTGGCGCAAGATCCGGGCGGCGACGGACTGGCGCTGGCGCTGTCGTACGCCAAGGGCATCGGCGGGACGAGGGCCGGTGTCATCAAGACCACGTTCAAAGACGAGACCGAGACCGACCTGTTCGGTGAGCAGACCGTGTTGTGCGGTGGCACAGAGGAATTGGTCAAGGCAGGCTTTGACGTGATGGTCGAAGCCGGCTATCCGCCGGAGTTGGCCTACTTCGAGGTGCTGCACGAGCTGAAGCTGATCGTCGATTTGATGTACGAGGGCGGCATCGGCCGCATGTACTACTCGGTCTCCGACACCGCTGAGTTCGGCGGCTACCTGTCGGGTCCACGAGTGATCGACGCCGGGACCAAGGAACGCATGCGCGACATCCTGCGGGAAATCCAGGACGGCAGCTTCGTGAAAAAGCTGGTCGCCGACGTCGAGAACGGCGGCAAGCAGTTGGCCGAACTGCGCAAGCAAAACGCCGAGCACCCCATCGAAGTCACCGGCAAGAAGCTGCGCGGGTTGATGAGCTGGGTGGACCGGCCGATCACCGAAACGGCTTGA
- a CDS encoding fumarylacetoacetate hydrolase family protein, translating to MRLGRIASPDGVAFVSIEGEIGDSAGMTAREIAEHPFGTPTFTGRSWPVADVRLLAPMLASKVICVGKNYAAHVAEMGGTAPADPVIFMKPNTAIIGPNVPIRLPANASPVHFEGELAAVISRPCKDVPAARAAESILGYTIGNDVTARDQQQADGQWTRAKGHDTFCPVGPWIVTDIDPGDLELRTEVNGEVKQRSRTSMMIHDVAVIVEWVSAVMTLLPGDLILTGTPEGVGPIEHGDTVSITIEGIGTLANPVVRKGDS from the coding sequence ATGCGCCTTGGTCGAATCGCCAGCCCCGACGGCGTCGCTTTCGTCAGCATCGAGGGTGAGATCGGCGACTCCGCTGGGATGACCGCTCGCGAAATCGCCGAACACCCTTTCGGCACACCGACCTTCACCGGACGCTCGTGGCCAGTGGCCGACGTGCGACTGCTGGCTCCCATGCTGGCCAGCAAGGTCATCTGTGTCGGCAAAAACTATGCGGCCCACGTCGCCGAGATGGGCGGCACCGCTCCGGCCGACCCGGTGATCTTCATGAAGCCCAACACCGCCATCATCGGACCGAATGTGCCAATCCGCTTGCCTGCCAACGCATCGCCCGTGCACTTCGAGGGTGAGCTAGCGGCGGTGATCAGCCGCCCGTGCAAGGACGTGCCCGCTGCCCGCGCCGCCGAGAGCATCCTGGGCTACACCATCGGCAACGACGTCACCGCCCGCGATCAGCAGCAGGCCGACGGGCAGTGGACGCGGGCCAAGGGTCACGACACCTTCTGCCCGGTGGGGCCGTGGATCGTCACCGATATCGATCCGGGCGACCTCGAGTTGCGCACCGAGGTCAACGGCGAAGTCAAACAGCGCAGCCGCACCTCCATGATGATCCACGACGTCGCCGTGATCGTGGAGTGGGTGTCGGCGGTGATGACGTTGTTGCCCGGCGATCTCATCCTGACCGGAACACCCGAAGGCGTCGGTCCCATCGAACACGGCGATACCGTCAGCATCACCATCGAAGGTATCGGCACGCTCGCCAATCCCGTTGTGCGAAAAGGAGACTCATGA
- a CDS encoding TetR/AcrR family transcriptional regulator, with the protein MSVAGSARTYGGATHSERRSRRQALLIDAALDLIADGGVGNLTVRGVCAQARLNDRYFYESFRSVDELLLALLDDQITRAFDALLPAIEASQPDPVVRARAAIGTGLDFLEDDPRRGRLLLESQATEALRARRRDLIKMLAQVMADQGRVLLAGQDALDPDIDLAALILVAGGFELVTLWLRGELDVSREHLEDFLVAIVTAR; encoded by the coding sequence GTGTCCGTGGCGGGTTCGGCGCGCACCTATGGCGGCGCCACCCATAGCGAGCGGCGCTCCAGACGACAGGCGCTGTTGATCGATGCCGCGTTGGATCTGATCGCCGACGGGGGCGTCGGGAACCTGACCGTGCGGGGGGTATGTGCGCAGGCGCGGCTCAACGACCGCTACTTCTACGAAAGCTTCCGCAGCGTCGACGAGCTGCTGCTGGCGCTGCTCGACGACCAGATCACCCGGGCATTCGACGCGCTGCTGCCCGCGATCGAGGCCAGCCAACCCGACCCCGTGGTTCGGGCGCGCGCAGCGATAGGCACCGGTCTGGATTTTCTCGAAGACGATCCCCGCCGCGGCCGGCTGCTTCTCGAATCGCAGGCCACCGAGGCATTGCGCGCCCGACGGCGTGACTTGATCAAAATGCTGGCGCAGGTGATGGCCGACCAAGGGCGGGTGCTGCTGGCCGGGCAGGACGCACTGGATCCCGACATCGACTTGGCCGCGCTCATCCTGGTCGCCGGCGGCTTCGAGCTGGTGACGCTGTGGCTACGCGGCGAGCTCGACGTCAGCCGCGAACACTTGGAGGACTTCCTCGTCGCGATAGTCACCGCGCGGTAG